AGTACCCTAACCTCACTTTAAACGAACTAAGAATATGTTCATATTTAATATTGAACATCTCAAGCAAAGAAATTGCAGAGTTAACAAAACGAAGTATTAGAAGCATTGAATCTACCCGATTGAACATTCGTAAGAAAATGAAATTGTCGCACAATGAAAACCTTGTAAAGTGCCTAATGGCAGCTGTGGAAGAATAAGGCAGGGCTGAGCCAAGACAATATTCTGTACAAACTCTCCTATTATTAGCTACACATAAAAATAAAAACCAAAAAGATATGAAAAGAACTCTACTTGCTACATTCCAAAAGTGTACCATAAGGAACTTTAGCCTGAAAGCGATTTCATCAGATCAACATGTATCGGTTACTAAATCGCTAGCTATTACGCTCAAATCTTTACTGTTACTTACTGTATTACTTTGTGCCAACCTGGGGGCAAGGACACAATCTTTATCGACTAACGATCCGGGGAATCTGGTTGCGAATTCCTCCAATACCCCTGTTAATATCGGATCAACTGTATCCATTACAACGGGGCCAACGTCGTTAACAGCTGCTACGGTTTCCATTGCAGGCAATTTTCACCAGGGAGCAGATTCTCTGGAAATTAACAACACAACCAGCGGCGACTATGGTTCGTTTACTTTTTCATACAACAGCTCTAGCGGAGTTTTAACGTTAAGCGGACCGGGAACAGAAGCTCAGTATCAGGATGCTTTAAGCCAGGTTACGTTTCGTACAAATTCGACATCAAATAGTGCGCGCACCATTACATTTAGTTTAAATGCGGCATTGCCCTTTAGCGGCAATGGGCATTATTATGAACATATAACCGCAACTGACATTTTATGGACAACCGCTCGTGATCAGGCTGCCGCGAAATCATATTTCGGAAGAAAAGGCTATCTGGTTACAGTAACCTCACAGGAAGAGAATGATTTTGTTGCAGAAAAACTGGGAGGAGCTCAAGGATGGATGGGAGCAAATGACGCTACAAACGAAGGTGCCTGGAGATGGGTTACAGGTCCTGAAGGGAATGAGGATAGTGGAGCAGGGCGACTATTTTGGAACGGAAGTGCAGTAGGTTATACTAACTGGAATGTAGGAGAACCCAACGACTCAGAAGGCAATGAGGATTATGGACAGTTTGTAACAAGCGGCGCATGGAACGACTTGTCAGAGACCCACGTATTGGATGATTATGTTGTTGAATACGGCGATACGCCGGGTGATATGCCGACTCAAATATCAGATAATATTACAATTGAGATAGTTACCAATCCCACAGCAATTACAGGAACAACAACCATTTGCGCGGGAGAAACGACAGAGCTCACTGCCCAAAACGCACAGGGTACGGTGTATTGGTACACTGACGGATGTGGAACCACGGAGCTTGGAACCGGAAATCCCATTAGCGTATCACCACTAACTACCACAACTTACTATGCCCGTAATAATGTAACCGGCCAGTTTAGTGAAGGATGTGCATCGGTAACAGTTACTGTAAACCTACTTGACGTATATCGTTCGGCACAAACTGGCTCATGGACTGATGCTGCCAATTGGGAGCAATACAATGGCACTTCATGGGTAGCTGCTACAAGTTATCCCGGCGAGATTAGTAATAGTTGCGGCTCGCCAATGGTAATCATCCAAGCAACCGATACTTTAACAATTCCTCCTTCGGCAACAATTTCGACACCAAATTTAACCATAGAGGCAGATGGTATAGTTGAAAAAGATCCTTCGGCTAGCCTAACAATTAGCCAGCAGTTAATTATGGACGAAGATGCAGACGGGGCAATTAAAATTACTAGCACAGTTGACTAAAAGATAAATTTTTAACACACAATTATTTTATTATGATGAACACCAAATTTAAGTATCAAATCTTAATTCCTAATTGGCTACCCTAAAACACACAGACTATGAAAAGAATTACAACCACTTTTTCAATTTTTGTACTCGGTCTTATAGCTTTTAATTCGTTAGGCAGTCAATCAAATCCATTTCATTTGATTTTTATCGACAAATCGCTATCCGACGTAGAATTTCTGGCCGACAATATTGATTTGCCATCATCGCAAATTATCTATATTGATTCAGAGAATTATGAAGGATTAGCAAAAGTTAATGATGAGATTCAGAAATATGACAACATTCAATCGATTCATATTGTTGGACATGGGAAACCGGCACAGTTGTTTATTGGACATGATAATTTTTATGGCGATGATATTTATGCCAATGGCTCTATTTTTAGTAGCTGGAAAGATCATGTCTCGGCAGATGCAGATTTACTGCTTTATGGATGTTCGATAGCAAGTACCATCAAAGGTAAAGAATTTGTGGAAAACCTTTCGACTTTGACGGGAATGGACGTTGCCGCATCCTCCAATTTAACAGGACAGACATCACTCGGGGGAGATTGGAACCTGGAATACGCTGCCGGGAACGTTGAAATCCCTATTGCTTTTACATCAGCGGTAAAAGATTATGCATTTACCCTACAAGGACTATCTTATGCCGATTTAAGAAATTTCACAACGGTTGATGAAGGAACTGCTGGCGACGGAGCTTGGTCGTATCCTGATGGTACTGGAAGGACAGCATATCAAGAGAATAATACAAGCCAACCGGTTTACCTTTTGAGCACAGAAACAGGAGTAATTAACAAAGTCTTTAAAGGAACTATTAAAGTAGATGCAGGTCAAACGGATAATGACGACATTGGTTTTGCATTTGGTTTTAATGGTGTAAACGACACCTATATTTGGTCGTGGGACCAGGGAGGTGTTGCTATGGCGGAGCGACCCAATGGAGGCCATTTACTTTATCATAAAACTTCAGCTACAGATTTCAATAACGTTCCGGGCACCTTATTAGGAGTTGTCGATGGTGTTTCAGAACAATGGGTAGGCGGAGTAACCTACCAGGTTGAAATATTATACACCACCAACCGGATACGAATAAAAGTTGACGGAGTTGAAAAATTTGATGTTTCGGTAGCAGATGTGGCAGGTATTTCGCAATTTCCTGCCGGCAGATTTGGATTCTATAATTATTCGCAGGGAAATGTAACTTTTGGAAATCAGCAAACTGCACCCGGTTCAGATGCCCCCATCCCGCCTACTGCTCAAGATGATTCGTATGGAATGTCGCCCAACACAACTTTAACAGTTGACCGCTTAGAAGGGATTCTTAAAAATGATTATGATGCCAATTTGGATGCTTTTGCCATTGTACAAGTTTCAGATGTAAGTCATGGAGGTTTGACTCTAAGCCTTGAAGATGGTAGCTTCACTTACACTCCTACAACTGATTATCAGGGGGCCGACGAATTTACCTATAAACTTGTTGAAGAAGGAACGGGAGAAGAATCTGCCATTCGTACGGTGTCATTCGGAGTAATTGATAACAATCAGGCTCCTACCGATATTCAATTATCAAACAACCAGGTAAGCGAAGGGGCACCTCTAAATGCAGTTATTGGCGAATTTACCACAACAGATGCCAATAATCCACAGGACGAACACGATTATGTATTAACAAACAGCGATGGGGGAAATTTTATCTTAAGCGGGAATAAGTTATTAGTAAATAATTCCTCGCTTACCGCAGGAGACAGGACAATCGACGTAACATCAACTGATTTATTCGGACAATCGTTTACCAAATCTTTTACAATTTCAGTATTAAATAACAACATTCCAACAAGTGCAAATTCAACAATTTACACAAGCAAAAATGCAGATTATACTTTTGCGACAAGCGATTTTCCATTTTCGGATAACGATGCGGGGGATACTTTTGGTGGTATTCGTATTGAAACGTTAGAAACAGCTGGCGACCTTGAGTACAATGGCTCTGACGTTTTTGCTGAATCGATTATTGATGATATTACCAAACTGGTATTTCGTTCTCCTGCTGATGCTTCAGGAACTCCTTATTCAACTTTCACTTTTAAGATATTTGATTCAAAAGGTGGAATAAGTGCTGAATCCTATACAATGAGTGTTAATGTAGTTGATGCGGTTACCTGGACAGGAGCAAACGACACCGACTGGAACAATGCAACAAACTGGAATCCAACAGTTATACCAACAGCATATGTTGATGCAACAATTCCGGCAAGCGGAGTTACAAATTTCCCGGTGGTAAGTTCTGCAACTACTGCGATCGTAAAAAACCTTACTAATAACTCAACAACAAATAATGCGATAACCGTTCAGACAGGCGGAAAGCTAACCATTAATGGTACATACAATGCCATTACAAATGCCCAAATTAAAGTAGAATAAAGTCTAACAAAAATACAACCACTATGCAAAATTATTACAAGAACAAACCATTTCGGAAAGCATGGCAACTGCTAATGCTTATGGCCGGAATAATTTTTGCCGGGAGTTTTTCCTCCTTTGCACAAAGCTACGATTTGCCCATACAGGGGAACGATGCTGTACGTTGCGGGGCTGGCGAGCTAACCCTGGAAGTAGAATGGTCGGGTGCAACACTCGATCCCAAAAAGGTAAAATGGTATACCGAGCCCTATTACGGTACACCCATCGCTGAGGGTTTAACCTACAACACCGGTTACATTGAATATACCCATACCTTTTTCGTGGATTATATCGACGACAGTGGCTGTAGCCAATGCGACCGATTAATGATACGGGCGGTAATCGAAAATCAAGTTGTCAATCCGCAGGTCATTTATTCCACCGAATATTTCTGCAACTCAACAGATGCATGGCATACTCCTTCAATTGTAGGTTCATCAAGCGGAAGTTTTTCAATAACACCAAGCGTTGGTAGCGGTGCATTTAATAATACTGATGGATCTTTCAACTCTTATAACCTTAGTGATGGAGATTACGATATTACTTATCAACCAGATGTAATTGAAGGATGCAACAGTAATCCGGTAACTGTAACACTTTCTGTTACTGAAGCACCAACTCCTCCTACCATTTCTTACCCTTTATCAGCCTACTGTGTTAGCAGTGGAGTGGTTAACATTGATAGCCAAACCGGTGCAAGCGGAGGAAGCTATTCTGCTACTCCTGCCGGACTTGATATTGATGCAGAAACAGGTGCGATAACTCCTGCAACGAGTACACAAGGAGATTACACCGTAAGTTATTTCGTTCCTGCTTCAGGAGGATGCGCACCTGTTTCAGCAACCGCAAACATACGTATCGATGCCGCTTCGGATGGTGGAGATGCAATAGCCTCAAACAGCGAAATTAGCTCGGGTGGAAGTACCACAATTTCATTAAGTAATTATGTAGGAGAAATACAGTGGCAAATTAGCACCGACAATACCAACTTCTCTGATTTAACAGGAGAAACCTCGGCAAACTACAACACAGAACTTTTAACTGAAACAACCTATTATAGGGCCAAAGTTACCAACGGAGTTTGCTCATTCGATTACTCAACAACAGCTACCGTAACTGTAAGTGAGGCATCTATTGCAGGAACAGCAACAGCAACACCGTCTGAAATATGCGATGGTTCAACAACTTTATTAGCACTTACAGGCTACACTGGAAATATCCAATGGCAGAATAACGAAACAGGAGCTTTTGTTGATATCCCGGGAGCTACATCCGATAGCTACACAACAGCCGCATTGTCTATAACAACTCCCGGAACCGACAGAACTGTAAAATACCGGGCAGTGGTTACCAATGGGCTAAGTGCTCCCGACATTTCAGATGAATTAAGCATTACAATCAGACCAAACCCACAACCGGGAATTGTTTTAGGTGATGAAATTTGTTCAGCAAGCGATGGAACAGTTACCGTTTTTGATTATTTGGGCGATGCTATACAATGGCAAAGCAGCACTACTGAAGGCGGAACTTATACCGACATTGAGGGAGCAACTTCTGATACTTACACCGAAACCTCAATGAGCTCAACAACCTACTACCGGGCAAAAATTACCAACGGTCCTTGCAATGAGATATATACCGATCCGGTAGCGATCGTAGTTTACCCACCTTCAATAGCAGGAACAGCTACAACATCACAGGATCAGATTTGTACTGGTGGCACAGCCGATATTACCCTCACAGGCTACACAGGATCTGTAACCTGGGAATACCAGGCGCCAGGTGGTGAGTGGACCTATGCTGGTGGCTCTGATGCCTTTACAACAAATGCATTAACTGCCGTCGGTACTCATAAATACCAGGCAACTGTAAAATCGGGTAATTGTGTTGAGGCAATATCAAGCGTTGTTAACATTGTAGTTGTACCGCAACCAAGCTGGACAAACTATACTGCACCAAGTGGTACAATTACGTATGGCGAATCGGTGTCATTCGATGTTGAAATTGCCGATGGACTTGGGGGCACAATTGCATGGATTCGTTCAACAACATCGGGTGGAGCTGGCGAAACGGTTACTAGCCCCGACACACCCGACGCCGTTGGAACCTACTACTACAGACCAACTTATACGCCTAGCGGTGAAAACTGCAGTTTAGCTGATGGCACTGAGTACACCGTTGTTGTTGAACAAAAAGAACTAACAGTTAGCAACGCCACAGTAACAACAAAAACCTATGATGGAAATACCGATGCAAGTATTACGGGAGCTACGCTCGCCGGACTTGTACTGGGAGATACAGAAGACACACATGTTTCACTCGACAATGATGGCTCGGGTAGTTTTGCAAGCGCAAATGCAGGAACACATTCTGTAACTACATCCATGACCATCTCAGGTGCTAAGGCAGGAAACTATACCTTAGCACAACCTAGCCTAAGTGGCGAAATTACGCAACTACAATTAACAGCAGACACCCCATCACTTACTACATCTAAAGTTTACGATGGAAACACTACGGCAGCCGTTACTGCCGGAAGCTTAACAAATATTGTAGGTACTGACGAGGTTAGCATAAATACAACCACAGCAACATACGACGACAAGAACGTAGGAACAAATAAAGCCATTACGGTTACTTACACCATTACCGGGGCACAAGCAAATAACTATTTGGCTCCTGTAGACTATGAAGTAACTACAGGAGAAATTTCGGCCCTGCAATTAACGGCAAGCGATCCAACAATAACCAAATCGAAAGTTTATGATGGAAATACTACCGCAAATGTTACCGATGCTGGCAGTTTAACAAACGAAGTAAGCAGCGAAAATGTGACTATCAGTAGTACAACAGCAAACTACGACAATGCTGATATTGGTACTGGCAAAACAATAACTGTTGTGTATACAATTGGAGGCGATGATGCAGGCAATTATTCTGCACCAAACAATTTTTCAGTTACTGATGGTGTAATTACCGAACCAATTATTCAGGTTCTCAGCACCTCTGGTTCAATAACAGGAGCTGCATACACCACACTTAAAGCAGCCTACGATAAGATTAATGATGGTTCTCACCAGGGAGATATAACGATTAAGATCTATCAAAGTATTTCGGATGAAAATGCAACTGCAACACTTAATCAAAGTGGCGTGGGAAGTGCAAATTACACATCGA
This is a stretch of genomic DNA from uncultured Draconibacterium sp.. It encodes these proteins:
- a CDS encoding lectin-like protein produces the protein MKRTLLATFQKCTIRNFSLKAISSDQHVSVTKSLAITLKSLLLLTVLLCANLGARTQSLSTNDPGNLVANSSNTPVNIGSTVSITTGPTSLTAATVSIAGNFHQGADSLEINNTTSGDYGSFTFSYNSSSGVLTLSGPGTEAQYQDALSQVTFRTNSTSNSARTITFSLNAALPFSGNGHYYEHITATDILWTTARDQAAAKSYFGRKGYLVTVTSQEENDFVAEKLGGAQGWMGANDATNEGAWRWVTGPEGNEDSGAGRLFWNGSAVGYTNWNVGEPNDSEGNEDYGQFVTSGAWNDLSETHVLDDYVVEYGDTPGDMPTQISDNITIEIVTNPTAITGTTTICAGETTELTAQNAQGTVYWYTDGCGTTELGTGNPISVSPLTTTTYYARNNVTGQFSEGCASVTVTVNLLDVYRSAQTGSWTDAANWEQYNGTSWVAATSYPGEISNSCGSPMVIIQATDTLTIPPSATISTPNLTIEADGIVEKDPSASLTISQQLIMDEDADGAIKITSTVD
- a CDS encoding DUF4347 domain-containing protein, whose protein sequence is MKRITTTFSIFVLGLIAFNSLGSQSNPFHLIFIDKSLSDVEFLADNIDLPSSQIIYIDSENYEGLAKVNDEIQKYDNIQSIHIVGHGKPAQLFIGHDNFYGDDIYANGSIFSSWKDHVSADADLLLYGCSIASTIKGKEFVENLSTLTGMDVAASSNLTGQTSLGGDWNLEYAAGNVEIPIAFTSAVKDYAFTLQGLSYADLRNFTTVDEGTAGDGAWSYPDGTGRTAYQENNTSQPVYLLSTETGVINKVFKGTIKVDAGQTDNDDIGFAFGFNGVNDTYIWSWDQGGVAMAERPNGGHLLYHKTSATDFNNVPGTLLGVVDGVSEQWVGGVTYQVEILYTTNRIRIKVDGVEKFDVSVADVAGISQFPAGRFGFYNYSQGNVTFGNQQTAPGSDAPIPPTAQDDSYGMSPNTTLTVDRLEGILKNDYDANLDAFAIVQVSDVSHGGLTLSLEDGSFTYTPTTDYQGADEFTYKLVEEGTGEESAIRTVSFGVIDNNQAPTDIQLSNNQVSEGAPLNAVIGEFTTTDANNPQDEHDYVLTNSDGGNFILSGNKLLVNNSSLTAGDRTIDVTSTDLFGQSFTKSFTISVLNNNIPTSANSTIYTSKNADYTFATSDFPFSDNDAGDTFGGIRIETLETAGDLEYNGSDVFAESIIDDITKLVFRSPADASGTPYSTFTFKIFDSKGGISAESYTMSVNVVDAVTWTGANDTDWNNATNWNPTVIPTAYVDATIPASGVTNFPVVSSATTAIVKNLTNNSTTNNAITVQTGGKLTINGTYNAITNAQIKVE
- a CDS encoding YDG domain-containing protein encodes the protein MQNYYKNKPFRKAWQLLMLMAGIIFAGSFSSFAQSYDLPIQGNDAVRCGAGELTLEVEWSGATLDPKKVKWYTEPYYGTPIAEGLTYNTGYIEYTHTFFVDYIDDSGCSQCDRLMIRAVIENQVVNPQVIYSTEYFCNSTDAWHTPSIVGSSSGSFSITPSVGSGAFNNTDGSFNSYNLSDGDYDITYQPDVIEGCNSNPVTVTLSVTEAPTPPTISYPLSAYCVSSGVVNIDSQTGASGGSYSATPAGLDIDAETGAITPATSTQGDYTVSYFVPASGGCAPVSATANIRIDAASDGGDAIASNSEISSGGSTTISLSNYVGEIQWQISTDNTNFSDLTGETSANYNTELLTETTYYRAKVTNGVCSFDYSTTATVTVSEASIAGTATATPSEICDGSTTLLALTGYTGNIQWQNNETGAFVDIPGATSDSYTTAALSITTPGTDRTVKYRAVVTNGLSAPDISDELSITIRPNPQPGIVLGDEICSASDGTVTVFDYLGDAIQWQSSTTEGGTYTDIEGATSDTYTETSMSSTTYYRAKITNGPCNEIYTDPVAIVVYPPSIAGTATTSQDQICTGGTADITLTGYTGSVTWEYQAPGGEWTYAGGSDAFTTNALTAVGTHKYQATVKSGNCVEAISSVVNIVVVPQPSWTNYTAPSGTITYGESVSFDVEIADGLGGTIAWIRSTTSGGAGETVTSPDTPDAVGTYYYRPTYTPSGENCSLADGTEYTVVVEQKELTVSNATVTTKTYDGNTDASITGATLAGLVLGDTEDTHVSLDNDGSGSFASANAGTHSVTTSMTISGAKAGNYTLAQPSLSGEITQLQLTADTPSLTTSKVYDGNTTAAVTAGSLTNIVGTDEVSINTTTATYDDKNVGTNKAITVTYTITGAQANNYLAPVDYEVTTGEISALQLTASDPTITKSKVYDGNTTANVTDAGSLTNEVSSENVTISSTTANYDNADIGTGKTITVVYTIGGDDAGNYSAPNNFSVTDGVITEPIIQVLSTSGSITGAAYTTLKAAYDKINDGSHQGDITIKIYQSISDENATATLNQSGVGSANYTSITIIAANNISVSGAANPLIILGSNE